The following are from one region of the Catenulispora sp. EB89 genome:
- a CDS encoding ABC transporter permease gives MIAAWWLPLRVARREAWRNKRRSLLVAAMIALPVAGAVAADTLWRSAEVTTQEQAVRDMGRYDARISAGSGSALYQSPDGADSAPVRAGDSGQVQRGPGGAADLAALLPAGSHVAGPYVRYSLQALVTLGDGRTWAGIQECDPGDPLQAGILTRHSGRAPSGDDQVAISSALARHLGKGAGDSIEVRVQSGDGSAPPSAPMTVHVTGVYDSTSAPYDSTIFAPHAVFSSVSTASTATTATTTTASAATTGSQADSPFYFVRVPGGVSWDLVRQLNAHGFTAESKKVLADPPPPSQVPFYSLGLPMSGPAGSNAEDLFAMAVTGVTIVLLEVVLLAGPAFAVGARRRRRDFGLLATAGADGGQLRRVVLADGVVLGLVGGCVGLVAGVAGAAIGFPYLDRATHQAPGGFRLAPLELLAAFAVGVVTGVIAALAPAVSTARQDVVVALTGRRGQSAPHWKLPILGLVGTAIGSALILWGAFAEGHNSYPVTVGLVVAELGVVACTPILVTWSGKFGRLLPLSGRLALRDGARNRGRTAPAVAAVLAAVAGASTIAMVISSDSAKARAEYSSELRSGEAALSLNPQAGVDPAQLGAQIAGLLPTRQYAVVQGVTYRPGLENGYILAPTLVSDGVVPGERLQASITDRHYERGDAGCCTVGGPELLRTMLGYQDPVAENVLSRGGVVVFGRPDASHAGPNPTVVVGLGQVCVASEIENVGGIQAVNGPMKCTQPPNQLTLPAAYVDAPRQRTNAVIAPAPLDKLGVYYRPSALLFDDASMPTAAQEQKASDLAAGDGITYPFYVERGYQDHTYLGLLALAGVAGVVMLGASAIATGLAITDAQADLETLAAIGARSRVRRKLAASQAAVTAGLGALLGAAFGLLPAIGIIEVGARGAYGAPRMGAGDRVYLSVPWLFLALVIVALPLLAAGGAAVLTRSRIDMRRRRLQG, from the coding sequence GTGATCGCCGCTTGGTGGCTTCCGTTGCGCGTCGCCCGCCGGGAGGCGTGGCGGAACAAGCGTCGTTCGTTGCTGGTGGCGGCGATGATTGCGTTGCCGGTCGCTGGTGCTGTTGCCGCCGACACGTTGTGGCGCAGTGCTGAGGTGACGACGCAGGAGCAGGCGGTCCGCGACATGGGGCGGTATGACGCGCGGATATCCGCGGGGTCTGGTTCGGCGCTGTATCAGAGCCCGGATGGGGCCGACTCGGCTCCGGTGCGGGCTGGGGATTCGGGCCAGGTGCAGCGTGGTCCCGGTGGCGCCGCCGACCTCGCCGCGCTGCTTCCGGCGGGGTCGCACGTCGCAGGGCCCTACGTGCGCTACAGCCTCCAGGCGCTCGTCACCCTCGGCGACGGCCGGACGTGGGCGGGGATCCAGGAGTGCGACCCGGGCGATCCGCTTCAGGCGGGCATCCTGACCCGGCACAGTGGGCGTGCGCCGAGTGGCGATGACCAGGTCGCGATCAGTTCCGCGCTCGCGCGTCATCTCGGTAAGGGTGCCGGTGACAGCATCGAGGTGCGCGTCCAATCCGGTGACGGCAGCGCGCCGCCGTCGGCGCCGATGACCGTCCACGTCACCGGCGTCTACGACAGCACCTCGGCGCCTTACGACTCCACGATCTTCGCGCCGCACGCCGTCTTCAGCTCGGTGAGCACGGCGAGCACCGCGACGACCGCGACCACGACCACGGCGAGCGCCGCGACCACCGGGAGCCAGGCCGACAGTCCCTTCTACTTCGTCCGCGTCCCCGGCGGAGTCTCCTGGGACCTGGTCCGGCAGCTGAACGCGCACGGGTTCACCGCCGAGTCCAAGAAGGTCCTGGCCGATCCGCCCCCGCCGTCGCAGGTGCCGTTCTACTCGCTCGGACTGCCGATGTCCGGCCCCGCCGGCAGCAACGCCGAGGACCTGTTCGCGATGGCCGTGACCGGCGTGACGATCGTCCTGTTGGAGGTCGTGCTGCTCGCCGGTCCCGCGTTCGCGGTCGGTGCCCGGCGTCGGCGGCGCGACTTCGGCCTGCTCGCCACCGCCGGTGCGGACGGCGGGCAACTGCGCCGCGTCGTGCTGGCCGACGGCGTGGTGCTCGGCCTGGTCGGCGGCTGCGTCGGGCTGGTGGCCGGGGTGGCCGGCGCCGCGATCGGCTTCCCGTACCTCGATCGGGCGACGCACCAGGCGCCGGGCGGCTTCCGGCTGGCGCCGCTCGAACTGCTCGCGGCGTTCGCGGTCGGTGTGGTCACCGGCGTCATCGCCGCGCTGGCGCCCGCCGTCAGCACCGCGCGGCAGGACGTGGTCGTCGCGCTCACCGGACGCCGCGGGCAGTCCGCGCCGCACTGGAAGCTGCCGATCCTCGGTCTGGTGGGAACGGCGATCGGAAGTGCACTGATTCTGTGGGGCGCGTTCGCCGAAGGCCACAACAGCTACCCGGTCACCGTGGGCCTGGTCGTCGCCGAGCTCGGAGTCGTGGCCTGCACTCCGATTCTCGTTACCTGGTCGGGCAAATTCGGACGCTTGCTACCTCTGAGCGGACGCCTCGCTCTGCGCGACGGAGCGCGCAACCGCGGACGCACCGCCCCGGCGGTCGCGGCGGTCCTGGCCGCCGTGGCAGGCGCTTCGACGATCGCGATGGTGATCAGCTCCGACAGCGCCAAGGCGCGCGCGGAGTACAGCAGTGAGCTGCGCTCCGGCGAGGCGGCGCTGAGCCTGAACCCGCAGGCCGGCGTGGACCCGGCGCAGCTGGGGGCGCAGATCGCCGGGCTGTTGCCGACCCGGCAGTACGCCGTGGTGCAGGGCGTGACCTATCGCCCCGGGCTCGAGAACGGCTACATCCTGGCCCCGACCCTGGTCAGCGATGGCGTGGTTCCGGGCGAGCGCTTGCAGGCGTCGATCACGGACCGGCACTACGAACGGGGCGACGCGGGCTGTTGCACCGTCGGCGGCCCGGAGTTGCTGCGCACCATGCTCGGGTATCAGGATCCTGTCGCGGAGAACGTCCTGAGCCGAGGCGGCGTCGTGGTGTTCGGCCGTCCCGACGCCTCACACGCCGGGCCGAATCCGACGGTCGTCGTCGGGTTGGGCCAGGTGTGCGTCGCATCGGAGATCGAAAACGTCGGCGGCATCCAGGCCGTCAACGGCCCGATGAAATGCACGCAGCCGCCGAACCAGCTGACGCTTCCCGCAGCCTACGTCGACGCGCCGCGGCAGCGGACCAACGCCGTCATCGCCCCGGCGCCGCTGGACAAGCTCGGTGTCTACTACCGTCCCTCGGCGTTGCTGTTCGACGACGCGAGCATGCCCACCGCCGCGCAGGAGCAGAAGGCGTCCGATCTGGCCGCCGGGGACGGAATCACCTACCCGTTCTACGTCGAGCGCGGCTACCAGGACCACACCTATCTCGGGCTGCTCGCGCTCGCCGGCGTGGCCGGGGTGGTGATGCTCGGCGCGTCGGCCATCGCGACCGGCCTGGCCATCACCGACGCGCAGGCCGACCTGGAGACGCTGGCCGCGATCGGCGCGCGGTCCCGGGTGCGGCGCAAGCTGGCGGCGTCGCAGGCCGCGGTCACCGCCGGACTCGGCGCGCTGCTCGGGGCGGCGTTCGGCCTGCTCCCGGCGATCGGGATCATCGAGGTCGGGGCACGCGGCGCGTACGGCGCCCCGAGGATGGGGGCCGGCGACCGGGTCTATCTGTCGGTGCCGTGGCTGTTCCTGGCGCTGGTGATCGTCGCGCTGCCGCTGCTGGCCGCCGGCGGCGCGGCGGTGCTGACGCGGTCGCGGATCGACATGCGGCGGCGGCGCTTACAGGGGTAG